TTATCCCAACACTTTAAACCAATGAATAAGATGCATACAATGCAATGGTGAGGTTATGAAGACTTGCTTTTAGAAATGAATGTAGTTGCTGACAAGTTGTTCACATGACCTTGTGTGCAACTAGATTATTATCCTGTAAACATAAGTCTCAGTCTCAAACCTATCAACCACCTATCAAATCTGATGGCTGATGCATATTGCATAACCAAAACAAGAAAGTTCTTTCTTGATCTGGCAAGCTGTGTGTTCTGATCGGCTGATTTACACAAAAAGACTGGTGCTTAGAGATTAAAAAAGATTAGTCCCACTTTACCCTTATTTACCCTATTATCGTGTTAAAGCAACTACCTTTTGTGTTATTCAGTCTCGCACTGTATTTTATGACTTAATGTCAGCCAAATGAGATCTCAtgagcatttaaatgtttttgttgccATCACACAGCTGCTCTTGCTGCGAGGTTATGCCTTCAACCACTCGGCGGATTTCGAGACGGTGCGCATGATGAAGGAGAAGCTCTGCTACGTGGGCTACAACATCGAGCAGGAACAGAAGCTCGCTCTGGAGACCACAGTACTGGTGGAGTCCTACACGGTCCGTTTTATAGAATTTCATGAACCATTTTAATGCAAAGTTGCAGTCTGAAAAGGTGTTAACAGCCTGCTGGCTGGTGGTATCCTTCTTGCTGAAATTCAGACGTTACAATTCAAATGTTACGGTTTGTGATGCAGAAGTTTTCTGGCTGGAGTTTTTAGTATGTGGTTTCACAGATTTCCCGCTAGGATGCAAAAGTGTTCTACGTTTGCATGGTAATGTGATCTTCAGATTGGATTTAGCTGCAGGGAAATTCTTCAGTCTACACTTGGACATCCTGTGTGAGACGCCAGACATTGTTCCGTTCTGATTGGCTGCTGAATTTGTAATGGCCTCAAGGGGGCAGCGGTGAGGTTTAAGGGAAGGAGATAGTTTCTGacaagttgtttacattttaccTGTTTTGTGTAAAGACAGTGTAACGTTTTAAAGTTCCTTAGGTATGGGGGTGACATTTTCCCTTTGCTTTCTTTTATAAACCTCTTTCTGATAAAAAAGGAAGGACTCAATAGAAcaagttttgaaacagtgaagGCAGTGTGGCGTTGCAGTTGCCTAACCAGCATGTAACATCATTTCCTGCGTGGCCACAATCCTTCCCCAGCTGAGAAGCTCTGCATATCCGACCTCTGGACACTTCTCAATGGGCCTTTTATATACTCCCACGCACCCTGTCGCCATTTTCTCATTAGTCATAACGTTTTTTTCGACTGTGGGTTACCCTTCAGACCTGAGACTTTGCTCAGTCCAGTTGAATGATCAAGGCCGATTTGAAACCGTGTTGCATGTGATAAGTGACCAGCCAAATGTTGACGAGGTGTGGGCGACAAGGTTTtataatcaagtttttttttccagTCGCCATTGGAGGCAGTGTAACGATGCAAATCAAAAATCACTTTGATGTACATACATTTGAACTTGGAGTTGGGCaatataacaaaattattttaatattttattttgacaatattcaatatataccTAAAATGAAAAGGAATTTGAGATATATTGTGTATACATATTTCACAAATGGAAAGTCAAAATATATCTCAAACTACTTAAGATATAATTAAATActatgtatataatatgtattatataaatatataacattaataaaaatctaattaatttgtgtaatatacaaatataataaattaataactataaaaataataaataatacaaataataaaatatttgtttaatttatatatttatactaatttaatatatattataataatataatacaatatataataatactaTAATACTAGAGTAATACTATAATTActataatatagtaaataataataggAATAATAATTAGAAGTATAATTACTTTTTTCAGTCAGAGGAGCTGTCATTGTGACCATTGTTGCCAATTAATGCAAggagtaaaatgtaataaatctagttaaaataatcaaggcatgtttttcattttttactaaATAAACTCAAGAAAGAATGatatttcattattcattttattttccttatgcaccaatataacaatacattgtaataaacaataatatattactttgtatatttttaataaaacataaaatatgaaaaatatcatGCAAGGGGACTTCCGTAAATATTTTTGAGTAATGATCCAAGTGAATCAGTTCTGAAACAGTATTGGAAAAAACAGTTTGAACTtattcactgaaatgaatcaaacttaccaGCTTTAACACTATTTTTGCTTCtgaatttataattaaaatataactttattcAACACTATTAAAATATCTGTCATAACACTGTCATACTCACAAGTTGAGACAAGGAGGGATCGCAAAACTATTCTAATGACACAGTCTTTAGGAAAGTTATGGCCAAGAAAAACcttcatataaaatatttttccataatcacaattttgcttaattttatgtTGCCAGCAAAATCACCAccaatatattgttaatattagaTAATATTACccgtgggcctgggtagctcagtggtaaaagacgctggctaccacccctggggttcgctagttcgctatttcgaatcccaggatgtgctgagtgactccagccaggtctcctaagcaacccaattggtaacctcctcgtggtcactataatgtggttcgttctcggtggggtgcatggtaagttgagcgtggatgccgcagtgggtggcgtgaagcctccacactcacTATGTCTCctcaatgcgctcaacaagctacgtgataagatgcgcgggttgacagtctcggatgcggaggcagctgggattcatgctccgccacccggattgaggcgaatcactatgcgaccatgaggacttaaagtgcattgggaattgggcattccaaattgggtgaaaaaaaaatgtatatatatatatatatatatatatatatatatatatatatatatatatatatatatatatatatatatataaatataaatattacccAATACAACTCCTTACATTTATGACTTGGCATTACGATTGATTAAGATACTTAAATCCATATGTTCTTGTGTTTAGCTGCCTGATGGCCGGGTTATTAAGGTAGGAGGTGAGCGGTTCGAAGCCCCTGAGGCTCTGTTCCAGCCTCACCTCATTAATGTGGAAGGGGTCGGAGTGGCTGAACTTCTCTTCAACACCATTCAAGCAGCAGATATCGACACAAGGTGAGATCAAATGGCACACCTACAGTACTGTCTTGAGTTGCTGTTAGGTCACCAAAAGTTCCATGTTATAGTATCCTTTCTCCTATATACACATTTATGCTATGTTTTACTAAGTTCTGCttactttaagggatagttcacccaaaaatgttgccatcatttactcactctcacatCTTTCAGACACGTAgacgatatattggttttactcgatctgtgccgatagttgctttttggaactatcggttatcggcaacaGTCTATGCCGAcagttgcatatatatatatacacacacacacacacacgcacaccgatcagccacaacattaaaaccacctgcctaatatcgtgtagatcCCCCTTGGGccaccagaacagctctgacccgttgaggcatggactccacaagacctctgaaggtgtcctgtgatatctggcaccaagacgttagcagcagatcctttaagtcctgttagtagcgaggtggggcctccatggatcagacttgttggtccagcacatcccatagatgctctatcggattgagatctggggaatttggaggccaagtcaacaccttgaactctttgtcatgttcttcaaaccattcctgaacaatttttgcagtatgGCAGCATTATCCTGcttaaagaggccactgccatcagggaataccattgccatgaaggggtgtacatggtctgcaacaattttaggtaggtggtacgtgtcaaagtaacatccatatgaatgccaggacccaaggtttcccagcagaacattgcccagagcatcacactgcctccgccggcctgccttcttcccattgtgcatcctgctgccatctcttccctgGTAAATGATGTACACGCatccggccgtccacatgatctaaaagaaaacgtgattcatcagaccaggccaccttcttccgttgctccatggtccagttctgacgctcatgtgcccattgtaggtgctttcggcagtggacaggggtcagcatgggcactctgaccagtctgtgactacgcagccccatacgcaccaagctgcgatgcactgtatgttctaacacctttctatcatggccagcattacgtttttcagcaatttgtgctacagtagctcttctgtgggatcggaccagatgggctagccttcgctccccacacgcatcactgagccttgggtgcccatgaccctggtgccggttcaccggttgtcctcctttagaccacttttggtaggtactaaccactaaccactccccatccaacctctccaagacctgccgttttggagaggttggatggggaccgttggtggacagccattttcaggtctctccagagatgttcgattgggttcaagtccaggctctggctgaaCCACTCaatgacattcacagagttgtccctaagtcactcttgcattgtcttggctgtgtgcttagggtcattgtcctgttggaaggtgaaccttcggcccaatctgaggtcctgagcgctctggaccaggttttcattaaggatatctctgtattttgctgtgttcagattttccttcaaccctgaccagtcccccagtccctgctgctgaaaaacacccccacagcatgatgctaccaccaccatgcttcactgttgggatggtattgcgctgGTGAtaagcagtgcctggtttcctccagacatgacgcttggaattgaggccaaacagttcaaccttaatttcatcagaccagagaatctagtttctcacagtctgagagtcctttaggtgcttttttgcaaattccaagcggcctttcatgtgttttgcactgaggagaggcttctgtctggccactctgtcataaagcccagatcggtggagtgttgcagtgattgtTGTCctcctgcaagtttctcccatctccacacatgatctctggagctcaaccagtgtgaccatcgggttcttggtcaccaacaattatgccacgttctaaatcactgagatcacattttcccccattttgatggttgatgtgaacattaactgaagcttgtgacccatatctgcatgattttatgcactttactgttgccacacaactggctgactgttggtgccagatgggctggtttgagtatttctgtaactactgatctcctgtgattttcacacacagcagtctctagaatttactagaatggtgccaaaaacaacaaacatccagtaagcggcagttctgtggatggaaacaccttgttgatgagagaggtcaacagagaatggccagacaaagtctacggtaactcagataagtgctctgtacaattgtggtgagaagaatatcatctcagaatactattctgggATGCgaattggcgctgttttggcggcttgagggggacctgcacaatattaggcaggtggttttaatgttgtggctgatcggtgtatgtattaGTGGTGggaaatttaacacgttaatttctgcgattttaatagtttttgtttaacgtgtaaaaaaattatttacgcAGTTAATGCAGTATCCTTTGCGAGATTTGCGAAAGGTATctcgagttgttcctggcaggctgcTCAGCCCTACTGGCTCCATTTGGTTAGGAATAGGGTGGGGTCATGGCACCTGCTGCCTGTatggaacaaacccaggcacctttgtacaatgggtgaaacttcactaatgtttttccccacttcctgtggctaattGGCATACATATTCAGGAGGTACACACTCCACACggctgcacatcctagcacagaaactaatTGAGTGgagcagtgaatgttttgtcACACGTGACGCATGTCCCGGGCATTATAAACATGGTAGCAGATTTAATgcatggagaatggagactttgtGTGAACCAGGCATAacaggcaagctgctgtatctcttcgcatcaccTGTAAATGTGCAACTACTGTCATCTGACCAGTTTCAAAAGCGGAACCGCGAAAGAGAGACACCGCGTGTGCGTGTGATAGTGTGGCCGTTCGGCAAGCTGCAGACAGGTATACTAGACTGAACAGCatccagagaaaataataattttgagattttaaacttcagcaaattaaacttcagcctTCAATATGTTTTGTATCTGTATatgtagtgtctaataatgcactggCAATGTACAGTACACTTAACAGTACACATTTGGTCCTATTATTAAACAAAGTGCACTGGAAATGTCAGAGGATTTTGctctttaatgcattttaataacaGCATCATGCTTTCCTAACAGTGAGGAGCAATCTCACTGTAACAATAACCCTAAGCTGTCAGCATacccactgattttatggcatgtatacagatgcactatatggccaaaagtttgtggacaccatatgtgcttgatgaatatttgatttcaaaaccttaggcatcaatttccccctttgctgtaataacagcttccactcttttgggaaggctttgcactatactgtatgtagtaacatggctgcagggatttgctttcattcagacacaaggctatcagtgaggtcaggaactgtcttttatgtttgttgtaatgtatcatgtaatttaattgcgattaatcatgattaattacgGAAAATTGTGCgattttaattagttaaaaaaaaaaaaagatagattcCAAGCTCTAATTtgtattcctccgtgttcctccTCCAGAACGTTCTACAGCTAGAATGatttggttctacagtataacagcggcctctaaggctgaaataaaaacaatcactgacacatcgTGGGGATCTAAATCATTCATAATTGACAattttcatccatatttttatcctaacCTCAATGCACTTTGTTATGCTGATTTGTTTATCAAGTGTTCTAAACTcaagcaagggcatgcaaagaaaaatgtgtgacTATGGAAACGTGCCCCATAAGCACATACAAATtccttaatctggtgaatatataggccaTAAAAGTTTATAGCAGGGGGggaaattatcagtgaataacaacttcaatTTCAGCCTGTTCCTCATTATCTTATGGCTTTGGAATACAGCACTTGTcgcatggacaacttttatggtatttttatggtgcttttgtgtcctttttggagcttgacaaataCGACATTCACTTTgcttgtatggaaaacagaagcttggacattctacaaaacatctctttttgttttccacagagaaaaagttaggcatataggtttggaacaacatgaaggtgaataagtGATGTCAAAACGTTCATCTTCTGTGAATTAATCCTTTAAGTCATGGTTATTGTTACAttatgtgacactaaaatatgcAAGCCATGCAATAAAATGAGTATGCAAGGAGAACACTGGGTTCTGTCATCTTGTCATTATGAGAACTTCACCCTTCACCCCTCCAACATGAATGAACCTCACTGTATGTTAttatctcctctctctctctccctcagggCTGAGTTCTATAAACACATTGTTCTGTCGGGGGGATCAACCATGTATCCTGGACTGCCCTCTCGACTAGAGAGGGAACTTAAACAGTTGTATCTAGAGCGGGTACTGAAGGGTGATGTCGACAAGCTCTCGGTAAGTTTACCCACTCAATACACGTCTAAGTGTGCCAACCAACAAACACAAGCAGTCAAAAATAGCCCTTTTACTTCTGTGTATTAACAGCTGTACCGTAACTAATGTATTTGCCTCTCACATAAACAGCTGTCATCTCCGTGCGTGAAGctgcttttaaaggggtcatattaaTCATTTTTATATTCCACtaataaagtacatttttttgGTACAGAAAACAGTCAGAATTTAGCTTTTCATGACTATTTACGTTGCTGCATGTACAGCCTGCTTTACACTGTGACAGGTTCACAAAACAGTCCAAGCTGCCATGTGCCGTACAAATTGTTAATATCAGACTGAAAGGATCAGCAGCCTTATttaaagcggcaggtgctacaCAGCCAGAAACAGCACAAGATTTGGCTAATTTTCCCAGAGTTTACTTTTATTGTTAACCATTTTGGTGTTTGCGAATACTAGTATCTATCTGACTTCATCTATATAACTTCACGTGACTGGGCGAGGCAAGTTTCTGAACAGCCAATAGGTGTTATGTCATGTTATATCATGTGTTTATGTATTTCTGACTGCTTCAGAAAGTTGCTGAAGTACAGAACAAGCCATTTGTGTACTTTAATTTCAATTGAGCGCAACAGTCctgttctggaagtaaaaatcccattcattttctccataggacAAGAGATTTTTAACCATAacttagaaatcttttaaaacagacctaccgtgagctccgaggttgttaattgatggtacatgcttctgttaaagccatgagtctgcattattttaacttcatttaaataaaataaaaaaatcatgtttaatagcagaattcctggagaagaactacactacccataatccttgagatccaccaatcagagattataatagtacaaattatatttttgtactaAGGAGAAGATTTTGAGTTCttaatctcaaaagatcaaggaaaattgattcctcatgatatgacccatTTTCAAAGTGTCAGATGTGTAGCAGTGCCTCCTGTGCACCAGCAGGTGGGGCTGTATCACCTGCTCCTGTGCACACACTGATATACCGGTTGAGCAGTTCAGAAGCCCGGCTTACACACAGACTGCCCTGCTGGACTCCATCTCATTTTGAAGCTGGCCATTGGCCTGGAAAAGTATTTTGGGGAGCCTCAGAGCCGCCTGCATGTCAGTCCGCTATATATAGATCATCAATTACAGATGGCATGGCCGATACGGTCGAGCGGCTTGTCTGTCTGCTTGTCCCAAAACTGCATTTAAAGTGAATTAAAACCCATTGACTTTGTGAAAGCCTCCATGAGACCCCTTTGAGCCACCTGTTTATAGGCTGTTCAGATGAACACAGATTGGCTCCAGAAGAGTTCACATACATTGCACACCTCATTATTCTCCCATTTGGGTTTGCCGCTCCATTCACAACCGGACAGTGTGCTTTTGATATGTATTAAAGAGATCCATTCAAAATGTTTTCTGGTATGTGGGTCAGTGTCCATGCTGTTCCACTCCCCTGAAATTCTGGTCACTCTGTCTATTTAATACCCCCATAGAAATTCAAGATCCGGATCGAGGATCCTCCCCGGCGCAAGCACATGGTGTTCCTGGGTGGGGCCGTGCTGGCTGACATCATGAAAGACAAAGACAACTTCTGGCTCACGCGGGAAGAGTATCAGGAAAAAGGTGTACGTGTTTTGGAAAAGCTCGGAGTCACCGTCAGATAAACACGGATGCAGTTCCCATAAACCACAATGGCTCTAGCATCTGTCAATTGATCTATTTTACGTTACCCATATCTTGTCTTCAACCTCTTTTGCCAGTGACTCCTGTCGTCACAGATGCAGAGAAATGGGTTTGGATTGTGAAGTGTGTTGGGGAGGCTTTGTATTatctatttcagttttttttggtcCTCTGTCACTGCACTGATGTACAAGTTGCACAGAATTGTCGTCAGATGTCATTGCGGTTTCTAACAGCACTTGTgtagcatttaaaggaatattctgggttcaatacaagtttaatcaacagcatttgtggcataattttgaataccacaaaaatattttcaactagtccctcgtttatatatatatatatatatatatatatatatatatatatatatatatatatatatatatatatattaacgaggttacaatgaggcacttacaatggaagtgaatgggaccagtccataaatggtaaaatacttaatgttttaaatgtatagccACACGATGTGAACATTATACATGTTCAaatgattttcatgtgaaaaaaaaagagaaatcgcTTAAAGACAGTATCTGTGTAACGTTATATCCAATGTTGGGATTACGTTTTTTGTTGTCATTACAACAAAGTTGGAATATTAGATAATATCAGATataaccattcacttccattgtaagtgccctacTGTATCCACAATTTTtgcttgtattttctttttttt
The genomic region above belongs to Myxocyprinus asiaticus isolate MX2 ecotype Aquarium Trade chromosome 23, UBuf_Myxa_2, whole genome shotgun sequence and contains:
- the LOC127413939 gene encoding actin-related protein 2-B-like; its protein translation is MDSQGRKVVVCDNGTGFVKCGYGGSNFPEHIFPALVGRPIIRSTAKVGNIEIKDLMVGDEASELRSMLEVNYPMENGIVRNWDDMKHLWDYTFGPEKLNIDSRNCKILLTEPPMNPTKNREKIIEVMFETYQFAGVYIAIQAVLTLYAQGLLTGVVVDSGDGVTHICPVYEGFSLPHLTRRLDIAGRDITRYLIKLLLLRGYAFNHSADFETVRMMKEKLCYVGYNIEQEQKLALETTVLVESYTLPDGRVIKVGGERFEAPEALFQPHLINVEGVGVAELLFNTIQAADIDTRAEFYKHIVLSGGSTMYPGLPSRLERELKQLYLERVLKGDVDKLSKFKIRIEDPPRRKHMVFLGGAVLADIMKDKDNFWLTREEYQEKGVRVLEKLGVTVR